Proteins encoded together in one Poecilia reticulata strain Guanapo unplaced genomic scaffold, Guppy_female_1.0+MT scaffold_473, whole genome shotgun sequence window:
- the LOC103461027 gene encoding tropomyosin alpha-4 chain-like, whose product MATLTSIDAVRRKIQNLQQQAYEAEDRAELFHMEADMERQARERAEAEVASLNRRIQLVEEELDRAQERLATALQKLEEAEKAADESERGMKVIENRATKDEEKMEIQEMQLKEAKHIAEEADRKYEEVARKLVILEGDLERSEERAEVAEAKSADLEEELKNVTNNLKSLEAQAEKYSQKEDKYEEEIKVLTEKLKEAETRAEFAERSVAKLEKTIDDLEDEVYAQKLKGKALSEELDLALNDMTTL is encoded by the exons ATGGCGACCTTGACATCCATAGACGCTGTTAGGAGGAAAAtccagaacctgcagcagcaggctTACGAGGCGGAGGACCGGGCCGAACTCTTCCACATGGAGGCGGACATGGAGAGGCAGGCCAGAGAGAGG GCAGAGGCAGAGGTGGCGTCTCTGAATAGACGCATCcagctggtggaggaggagtTGGACCGAGCTCAGGAGAGGCTAGCTACTGCTCTGCAGAAGCTGGAGGAGGCAGAGAAAGCTGCAGATGAAAGCGAGAG AGGAATGAAGGTGATAGAGAACAGAGCAACAAAAGATGAAGAGAAAATGGAAATCCAGGAGATGCAGCTGAAGGAGGCCAAACACATTGCTGAGGAGGCGGACCGTAAATATGAAGAG GTTGCACGTAAACTGGTGATTCTGGAAGGAGATCTGGAGCGCTCAGAGGAGCGAGCTGAGGTGGCTGAGGC TAAATCAGCTGATCTTGAGGAAGAATTGAAAAATGTCACCAACAACTTGAAGTCCCTGGAAGCCCAGGCTGAGAAG TACTCACAAAAAGAGGACAAATATGAAGAAGAGATTAAAGTGCTGACAGAGAAGTTGAAGGAG GCTGAAACCCGGGCAGAGTTTGCAGAAAGATCTGTGGCTAAGCTGGAGAAGACCATTGATGATCTAGAAG ATGAAGTGTATGCTCAGAAGCTGAAGGGCAAGGCTCTCAGTGAGGAGCTGGACCTGGCACTCAATGACATGACTACACTGTAG